Proteins co-encoded in one Acidiferrobacterales bacterium genomic window:
- the lexA gene encoding transcriptional repressor LexA, which translates to MAYTKPGQTRNRIYRFVRERLLEGQPPTVREVQEAFAMRSVQSARNQLDILVREGLLIRQPGKARGFRLPGMHRPGSLVPVAGSVSAGHLNVAVEDIEGYIHVQSFSDENMLFALRVQGESMVGAGIMHRDIVLVRHQAEIHSGDIVVAMVDDEATVKEFWNMEGKIQLRARNENYPTLLLDPENVVILGKVIEVRRHLEAGQLTAGHVNA; encoded by the coding sequence ATGGCATACACCAAACCCGGACAAACCCGGAACAGAATCTACCGGTTCGTACGCGAACGTCTGCTGGAAGGTCAGCCGCCGACTGTGCGGGAGGTCCAGGAAGCATTCGCAATGCGTTCGGTACAGTCTGCCAGAAATCAACTGGACATTCTGGTCCGTGAAGGGCTGCTGATCCGGCAGCCGGGCAAGGCACGCGGATTCAGGTTGCCCGGCATGCATCGTCCGGGCAGCCTGGTCCCTGTTGCCGGAAGCGTGTCGGCAGGGCACCTGAACGTCGCCGTTGAGGACATTGAGGGCTACATTCATGTCCAGTCGTTTTCGGACGAGAATATGCTGTTCGCGCTTCGGGTCCAGGGGGAAAGCATGGTGGGTGCCGGCATTATGCACCGAGATATCGTGCTGGTCCGACATCAGGCAGAGATACATTCGGGTGACATCGTTGTGGCCATGGTTGACGATGAGGCGACCGTCAAGGAATTCTGGAACATGGAAGGAAAGATACAGCTGCGAGCGCGAAACGAGAACTATCCCACTCTTTTGCTGGACCCGGAGAATGTCGTCATTCTCGGAAAGGTCATCGAAGTACGACGACATCTGGAGGCAGGCCAACTGACCGCGGGACATGTCAATGCCTGA
- a CDS encoding sulfurtransferase TusA family protein, with protein MVRIDQTLDARNLICPMPVIRTQQKVETLDAGQILEVHCTDPGALVDIPAWCRVHGHQVLFAETLNNESIVRLQVCR; from the coding sequence ATGGTACGTATAGATCAGACACTGGATGCGCGTAACCTGATCTGCCCCATGCCGGTCATCCGAACCCAGCAAAAAGTGGAGACGCTGGATGCAGGACAGATTCTGGAAGTACATTGCACCGACCCTGGCGCGCTCGTCGACATCCCTGCCTGGTGCAGAGTTCATGGACACCAAGTGCTCTTCGCCGAAACACTGAACAACGAATCCATCGTCCGACTGCAAGTGTGCAGGTAA
- a CDS encoding YdcH family protein produces the protein MLENTTEDIETRIEKLKTEHRDLDDVLKRLSEDLNVDELQIRRLKKRKLQLKDTITILESQSLAGVSAGK, from the coding sequence ATGCTTGAAAATACTACCGAGGATATTGAGACAAGAATTGAGAAACTTAAAACAGAACACAGGGATCTTGACGATGTGTTGAAGAGACTGTCGGAAGATCTGAACGTAGATGAACTCCAGATCAGGCGGCTGAAGAAGCGAAAGCTTCAGCTCAAGGATACCATCACAATATTGGAAAGCCAGTCGCTGGCTGGTGTATCAGCAGGAAAGTAA
- a CDS encoding spondin domain-containing protein, with protein MRKSLLIAAIVLSASMAGCDRVKDAYEKAKFWEGGSKSDEIQVKVTNITSGTYLTQILAVGHNREDETMFEYGSAASTELQAVAEGGNIEPIAGTFSTADSQIVKDPNNGLLGPGESTTFTIGKGYSRLSLIAQILPTNDGFVAANNIVIREGIQELYAIDAGTEANDEQITGGGAPNTPGIPADPGGLATGGATGIASAVIEGKVDRHPGISGGEGSALNPQIHGWSGAIAVLNIEM; from the coding sequence ATGAGAAAATCTCTACTGATAGCTGCAATCGTATTGAGTGCTTCAATGGCAGGTTGCGATCGCGTCAAAGATGCGTATGAGAAGGCGAAGTTCTGGGAAGGAGGCAGCAAGTCAGACGAGATACAGGTCAAAGTCACGAACATCACATCCGGCACATACCTGACACAGATTCTAGCGGTGGGACACAACCGCGAGGACGAAACGATGTTCGAGTATGGCAGTGCGGCATCCACAGAATTGCAGGCTGTTGCTGAAGGTGGCAACATCGAGCCCATCGCAGGCACCTTCAGCACGGCCGACAGTCAGATCGTGAAGGACCCGAACAACGGCTTGCTGGGTCCGGGGGAGTCAACAACCTTCACGATTGGCAAGGGATACTCGCGACTTTCCCTGATTGCGCAGATACTGCCGACAAATGATGGGTTTGTGGCGGCGAACAACATTGTGATCCGGGAAGGCATCCAGGAACTCTACGCAATTGATGCCGGGACTGAAGCCAACGACGAGCAGATTACCGGCGGCGGTGCGCCCAATACACCTGGAATTCCAGCCGACCCGGGCGGTCTGGCAACTGGCGGAGCGACTGGAATCGCATCGGCCGTCATTGAGGGCAAGGTTGATCGGCATCCTGGAATCAGTGGCGGTGAGGGGTCGGCTCTTAATCCGCAAATCCATGGCTGGAGCGGGGCTATTGCCGTCTTGAACATTGAGATGTAG
- the ahcY gene encoding adenosylhomocysteinase: protein MTAVLKSVSEDFKVADLALAQWGRKEIAIAETEMPGLMALRGKFAEQQPLAGARIAGCLHMTIQTAVLIETLQHLGGEVRWSSCNIFSTQDHAAAAIASAGTPVFAWKGETEEEYWWCVDQTIFGPDNWRPNMLLDDGGDLTLVMHEKYPELMADVRGLTEETTTGVHRLYEMMNENLLQCPAFNVNDSVTKSKFDNLYGCRESLLDGIKRATDVMIAGKIAVVCGYGDVGKGCAQSLRGQGANVLITEIDPICALQAAMEGYRVVTMEEAAPIADIFVTATGNWHVIKMDHMHKMKNQAIVCNIGHFDGEIDVTSLRELEWENIKPQVDHVIFPDGKRLILLAEGRLVNLGCATGHPSFVMSNSFTNQVLAQIELWENADNYRNEVYVLPKILDEEVARLHLDKIDVTLTRLTDEQSRYIGVPVEGPYKPEYYRY, encoded by the coding sequence ATGACCGCAGTGCTGAAATCGGTTTCGGAAGACTTCAAGGTCGCAGACCTCGCACTGGCGCAATGGGGACGGAAGGAAATTGCCATTGCCGAGACGGAAATGCCCGGATTGATGGCGCTTCGCGGCAAGTTCGCCGAGCAGCAGCCTCTCGCAGGTGCGCGCATAGCCGGTTGCCTGCACATGACGATCCAGACTGCGGTGCTGATTGAGACACTGCAGCACCTCGGTGGCGAAGTCCGCTGGTCTTCATGTAACATCTTTTCCACCCAAGACCACGCGGCGGCGGCTATCGCTTCAGCCGGCACACCTGTCTTCGCATGGAAAGGCGAGACAGAAGAGGAATACTGGTGGTGTGTGGACCAGACAATATTCGGCCCGGACAACTGGCGTCCGAACATGTTGCTGGACGACGGCGGCGACCTGACCCTGGTCATGCATGAGAAGTATCCGGAACTGATGGCTGACGTTCGCGGACTGACTGAGGAAACTACAACAGGTGTCCATCGTCTTTACGAGATGATGAACGAAAACTTGCTTCAGTGCCCCGCGTTCAACGTCAACGATTCAGTCACCAAGAGTAAGTTTGACAATCTTTACGGTTGTCGAGAGTCGCTGCTTGATGGAATCAAGCGCGCAACCGACGTGATGATTGCGGGGAAGATCGCGGTGGTATGCGGATACGGTGATGTCGGCAAGGGGTGCGCCCAGTCCCTGCGGGGCCAAGGTGCCAACGTGCTCATCACAGAGATCGACCCGATTTGCGCATTGCAGGCAGCCATGGAAGGTTACCGGGTGGTCACCATGGAAGAGGCCGCGCCGATCGCTGACATCTTCGTGACGGCGACCGGCAACTGGCACGTCATCAAGATGGATCACATGCACAAGATGAAAAATCAGGCAATCGTCTGCAACATCGGCCACTTCGATGGCGAAATCGATGTGACCTCACTTCGCGAGTTGGAATGGGAAAATATCAAGCCGCAGGTCGATCACGTTATTTTTCCAGATGGAAAACGTCTGATTCTGCTCGCCGAGGGGAGGCTTGTCAATCTTGGCTGTGCAACCGGGCATCCGAGTTTTGTGATGTCGAACTCATTCACCAACCAGGTGCTGGCCCAGATCGAATTGTGGGAGAACGCGGACAATTACCGCAACGAGGTATACGTACTGCCGAAAATCCTGGACGAGGAGGTCGCCCGGCTTCACCTGGACAAGATCGACGTTACGCTGACCCGTCTGACCGACGAGCAATCGCGGTATATCGGTGTCCCGGTCGAAGGTCCCTACAAACCGGAATATTATCGCTATTAG
- the glnA gene encoding type I glutamate--ammonia ligase: MSVENVMQMIKDVDAKFISLRFTDTRGKVQHLDIPISAFSEQMFDENVMFDGSSIAGWQPINESDMAMRLDPTAVVVDPFTQESTVAVRCSIFHPTRNEWYEKDPRSIAQKAENYLASTGLADTVYFGPEPEFFIFDGVRWGTAMEGVFYEIHSYEGAWNSAQDFDEGPNLGHRPTVKGGYFPVPPIDSLSDVRAAMCQAMISMGVDVEKHHHEVATAGQGEIGVVYNTLVKMADRTQLYKFCVKNVAAAHGMTATFMPKPLVGDNGSGMHTHQSLFKDGKNLFTGDGPCGLSEMALHYIGGIFKHAKALNAFTNPSTNSYKRLVPGFEAPVLLRYSAVNRSASVRIPFSPEGGRRIEVRFPDPLANPYLAFSAMMMAGLDGIKNKIDPGSPAEVDLYELSREDERKIPHVAASLRQALEALDSDRDFLKVGGVFTDNTIDSYIELLSDDVDAMQLVTHPLEFEMYYSG, from the coding sequence ATGTCAGTTGAAAATGTCATGCAGATGATCAAGGATGTCGATGCCAAGTTTATCAGTCTGCGCTTTACAGACACCCGCGGCAAGGTGCAGCATCTTGATATTCCAATTTCCGCATTCTCGGAGCAAATGTTCGACGAGAATGTGATGTTCGATGGCTCGTCGATTGCCGGGTGGCAGCCGATCAATGAGTCGGATATGGCTATGAGGCTCGATCCGACAGCAGTCGTAGTTGACCCGTTCACACAGGAGTCCACTGTTGCAGTGCGTTGCAGCATCTTTCACCCGACCCGGAACGAGTGGTACGAGAAAGACCCTCGCAGCATTGCACAGAAAGCGGAGAATTACCTTGCGTCAACCGGGCTGGCTGACACCGTCTATTTCGGACCGGAACCCGAGTTTTTCATTTTTGACGGGGTTCGCTGGGGCACCGCTATGGAAGGAGTCTTTTACGAAATCCATTCGTATGAAGGCGCATGGAATAGTGCCCAGGACTTTGATGAGGGGCCGAATCTGGGACACCGACCCACGGTCAAGGGTGGATATTTCCCGGTACCGCCGATCGACTCGCTGAGCGATGTCCGGGCGGCCATGTGTCAGGCGATGATCAGCATGGGTGTTGATGTCGAGAAACATCACCACGAAGTCGCGACAGCCGGTCAGGGCGAGATCGGTGTGGTCTACAACACCCTGGTCAAGATGGCAGACCGCACACAGCTGTATAAGTTCTGCGTCAAGAACGTTGCTGCCGCACACGGAATGACCGCAACTTTCATGCCCAAGCCTCTGGTCGGTGACAATGGCTCAGGAATGCATACGCATCAGTCGCTGTTCAAGGATGGAAAAAATCTGTTCACGGGTGATGGTCCTTGTGGCCTGAGCGAAATGGCACTGCATTACATCGGCGGAATTTTCAAGCACGCCAAAGCCCTCAATGCGTTCACCAATCCATCAACCAACAGCTACAAGCGGTTGGTACCGGGCTTCGAGGCTCCGGTCCTGTTGCGGTACTCGGCAGTCAACCGATCCGCTTCGGTCCGTATCCCGTTCTCACCGGAAGGTGGCCGCCGCATCGAGGTCCGTTTTCCGGATCCATTGGCAAATCCGTATCTGGCGTTCTCCGCGATGATGATGGCGGGACTGGACGGCATCAAGAACAAGATTGACCCGGGGAGTCCGGCCGAGGTGGACTTGTACGAGCTTTCCCGCGAGGACGAAAGAAAGATTCCGCACGTCGCAGCTTCCCTGCGCCAGGCGCTGGAAGCTCTGGATTCTGATCGGGATTTCCTCAAGGTTGGAGGGGTATTCACAGACAATACCATTGATTCATATATCGAATTGCTGTCAGACGATGTCGATGCCATGCAGTTGGTCACGCATCCACTGGAATTTGAAATGTACTACAGCGGCTGA
- the glnL gene encoding nitrogen regulation protein NR(II), translating to MNVDSNSFSELFDSTGKARQTPGIVHNLGTAIVVCNEQLNVVLLNPSAQSLLDVSENQALGQSIVTHFGHEDTEQIMQRCLHERRSTTLRHIELINANHRIRRVDCILTPTFSNGSPHLILEFNEVNTVVGQLLESSATTGESANAAVLRSIAHEIKNPLGGLRGAAQLLQEELEGNSGLKDYTRIIIREADRLCSLVDDMSGPQIPLRRARVNIHKVLEHVCRLVLAEKSEGLDVVRDYDPSLPEISGDHEQLIQVFINIVRNAMEAFDNSGRLTVRTRVQPQATLGKKRYRNAARIEIEDDGPGIPANLLDQIFFPLISGKANGEGLGLAIVRQIITRHEGSVTVDSRPGRTCFTILLKFADQTGYPEQAVQYGETA from the coding sequence ATGAATGTTGACTCAAACTCATTTTCGGAACTGTTCGATTCGACCGGGAAAGCTCGACAGACACCCGGAATTGTGCACAATCTCGGTACTGCAATCGTCGTCTGCAATGAGCAGCTGAACGTCGTGCTGCTCAACCCATCGGCCCAATCGTTGCTGGATGTCAGCGAAAATCAGGCTCTGGGGCAAAGTATTGTGACCCATTTCGGGCACGAGGACACGGAGCAAATCATGCAACGATGCCTGCACGAGCGTCGATCGACCACACTTCGCCATATCGAACTGATCAATGCCAATCATCGAATTCGGCGCGTCGACTGCATTCTGACTCCGACATTCTCCAACGGCTCGCCGCACCTGATATTGGAGTTCAATGAAGTCAATACGGTTGTGGGGCAACTGCTGGAAAGTTCCGCGACGACGGGCGAGAGCGCGAACGCAGCGGTCTTGCGATCGATCGCGCACGAGATCAAAAACCCGCTGGGCGGTCTTCGCGGCGCGGCGCAGTTGCTGCAGGAGGAACTAGAAGGGAATTCCGGCCTTAAGGATTACACGAGAATCATCATTCGGGAAGCCGATCGGTTATGCAGTCTCGTCGACGACATGTCAGGACCTCAGATACCGCTCCGAAGGGCAAGGGTCAATATCCACAAGGTACTTGAACACGTGTGCAGGCTGGTTCTCGCGGAAAAGTCCGAAGGACTCGATGTGGTCCGGGATTATGATCCAAGCCTTCCTGAGATTTCCGGCGATCACGAGCAGCTGATCCAAGTGTTTATCAATATCGTAAGAAACGCGATGGAAGCGTTCGACAATTCAGGCCGACTCACAGTCCGTACCAGGGTTCAGCCCCAGGCTACCTTGGGCAAGAAACGCTACCGTAACGCGGCTCGGATTGAAATCGAGGATGACGGACCCGGCATACCAGCAAACCTGCTTGATCAGATTTTCTTTCCGCTGATCTCGGGCAAGGCGAACGGAGAGGGGCTGGGATTGGCCATCGTCCGGCAGATCATCACCCGCCATGAAGGTTCAGTGACGGTTGACAGTCGACCGGGACGAACCTGTTTCACAATCCTGCTCAAGTTTGCCGATCAGACCGGGTACCCGGAACAGGCCGTGCAATACGGAGAAACGGCATGA
- the metK gene encoding methionine adenosyltransferase, giving the protein MPGSFIFTSESVSEGHPDKMADQISDAILDALIEQDPNSRAGCETLVKSTSADGGSGGLEHHAILAGEISTTAQDIDYEMIVRGTIRDIGYDSDSRGFDWQTVQVTNLLNEQSPDIAQGVNEGEGEDTEQGAGDQGLMFGFACDETDVLMPWPITYAHRLVQRQSEVRKGGRLDWLGPDAKSQVSVVYENNNPVSIDTVVLSTQHDADVCFQQVRDGVIEEIIKPVIPNDMMPSKDRILVNPTGKFIDGGPKADCGLTGRKIIVDTYGGTARHGGGAFSGKDPSKVDRSAAYATRHVAKNIVAAGLAKRCEVQIAYAIGVARPVSLMVNTFGTGKPGLDDDRLSAIVDGVFDLRPKQVIDVLDLLRPIYRNTAVYGHFGRIESEFTWELTDKVDELKQAAG; this is encoded by the coding sequence ATGCCTGGCAGTTTCATATTCACTTCAGAATCTGTTTCTGAAGGACACCCCGACAAAATGGCGGATCAGATTTCTGACGCCATTCTCGATGCCCTGATTGAACAGGACCCGAATTCCAGGGCCGGTTGTGAGACACTGGTCAAGTCAACCAGTGCCGATGGCGGATCTGGCGGGTTGGAGCATCATGCCATACTGGCCGGCGAGATCTCCACCACCGCACAAGACATCGACTATGAGATGATTGTTCGCGGGACCATCAGGGACATCGGATACGATTCGGATTCGCGGGGATTCGACTGGCAGACGGTCCAGGTCACCAATTTGCTCAACGAACAGTCACCCGACATTGCGCAGGGCGTCAACGAGGGTGAGGGTGAGGATACCGAACAGGGTGCCGGTGATCAGGGACTGATGTTTGGCTTCGCGTGCGATGAGACAGATGTACTGATGCCATGGCCGATCACCTACGCACACAGACTGGTGCAGCGACAGTCAGAAGTCCGAAAAGGCGGACGGCTCGACTGGCTCGGGCCCGATGCCAAATCCCAGGTCAGTGTGGTCTACGAAAACAATAATCCGGTGTCGATCGATACTGTGGTGCTGTCGACGCAACATGATGCAGACGTCTGTTTCCAGCAGGTCAGGGACGGTGTCATTGAGGAGATTATCAAGCCTGTCATACCAAATGACATGATGCCGTCGAAAGACAGGATACTGGTCAATCCAACGGGTAAGTTCATTGATGGCGGTCCGAAAGCTGATTGTGGACTCACCGGACGAAAAATCATCGTCGATACGTACGGCGGTACAGCCCGTCACGGTGGCGGCGCGTTTTCCGGCAAGGACCCTTCGAAAGTCGACCGGTCCGCTGCCTATGCGACCCGGCATGTGGCGAAGAACATCGTGGCGGCGGGACTCGCGAAACGCTGCGAGGTGCAGATCGCCTACGCGATCGGAGTCGCCAGACCGGTTTCTCTCATGGTCAACACATTCGGAACCGGAAAACCCGGTCTCGATGACGACAGGCTTTCAGCCATTGTCGATGGGGTTTTCGACCTTCGGCCGAAGCAGGTAATCGACGTTCTTGACCTATTGCGGCCGATTTACAGAAACACCGCCGTCTATGGTCACTTCGGACGAATCGAATCGGAGTTCACCTGGGAACTTACCGATAAGGTTGACGAACTGAAACAGGCCGCTGGCTGA
- a CDS encoding aspartate aminotransferase family protein produces MTSSSEMLALDKSHLIHPLHVTGAHDNARIWVEGRGSTLIDSNGKEYIDGLAGLWNNTAGHSAQELIDAAAQQYARLPYASGYVGSSNEKAIELAEKLAAIAYPGINRFYLTSGGGEATDSSIKISRYYWKLRGKPEKTKVISRMLGYHGVTFAAMCATGIPPYWPMFEPRIPGFSFIQSPYPYRYESADSSVSQGIAAANELENRILAEGPDTVAMFIAEPVQGSGGVIPPQDDYFPRIREICDRYDVLFVADEVITGFGRTGKMFALEHWGIEPDIVQFAKAITSGYFPFGGIGISDAIADAMDASNEPFMHAYTYSAHPIGSAIACAMIDLIQREDFPGLAAAKGNRLMDNLQSALGDHPHVGEVRGLGLLAGVEYVRDKATKEAFDPAEQVGNKILDAAMERGLFSRVRGDVFCLAPPIITEDSELDRLAAILRAATIDVLGT; encoded by the coding sequence ATGACCAGCAGTTCGGAAATGCTTGCACTGGACAAGTCTCATCTTATCCATCCGCTGCACGTAACCGGTGCACATGATAACGCCAGAATCTGGGTGGAAGGTCGAGGTTCGACACTGATCGACTCCAACGGCAAGGAATATATCGATGGCCTGGCCGGACTTTGGAACAATACCGCGGGGCACAGTGCTCAGGAACTGATCGATGCGGCAGCACAGCAGTACGCCAGATTGCCGTATGCTTCCGGTTATGTGGGCAGTTCCAACGAGAAAGCGATCGAACTTGCGGAGAAACTTGCAGCCATCGCCTATCCCGGCATCAACCGCTTCTATCTGACTTCGGGCGGCGGTGAGGCGACAGACTCCTCCATCAAGATTTCCAGGTACTACTGGAAACTCAGGGGCAAACCCGAGAAGACCAAAGTCATATCAAGGATGCTTGGCTATCATGGCGTCACATTCGCCGCGATGTGCGCGACCGGAATTCCGCCGTACTGGCCGATGTTCGAACCGAGAATTCCTGGATTCTCATTCATTCAGTCGCCGTATCCATATCGCTACGAGTCCGCCGATTCCAGCGTGAGTCAGGGGATCGCTGCGGCAAACGAACTCGAGAACAGAATTCTTGCGGAAGGCCCGGATACCGTAGCAATGTTTATCGCAGAACCGGTACAGGGTTCCGGCGGTGTCATTCCTCCGCAGGATGATTACTTTCCTAGAATCCGTGAGATCTGCGACCGGTACGATGTGCTTTTTGTAGCCGATGAGGTGATTACAGGATTCGGCCGTACCGGCAAGATGTTCGCGTTGGAACATTGGGGCATTGAACCCGATATCGTCCAGTTTGCCAAGGCGATCACATCGGGATATTTCCCATTTGGCGGAATCGGCATCAGCGATGCGATTGCCGATGCCATGGACGCCAGTAACGAACCGTTCATGCATGCGTACACCTATAGCGCTCATCCCATAGGAAGTGCGATCGCATGCGCAATGATCGATCTGATTCAAAGAGAGGACTTTCCGGGCCTGGCGGCCGCAAAAGGCAACCGGCTGATGGACAACCTGCAATCCGCACTGGGCGATCATCCGCACGTCGGCGAGGTTCGGGGGCTGGGCCTGCTGGCCGGTGTCGAGTACGTCAGGGACAAGGCGACGAAAGAAGCATTTGATCCAGCCGAACAGGTTGGCAACAAGATTCTGGATGCGGCCATGGAGCGCGGTCTTTTCAGTCGCGTGAGAGGAGACGTATTCTGCCTGGCACCGCCGATCATCACCGAAGATTCGGAATTGGACCGGCTTGCCGCCATATTGCGGGCCGCCACGATTGACGTACTCGGAACATGA
- a CDS encoding adenine phosphoribosyltransferase encodes MDIKSCIRTIVDYPEPGVRFRDITPLLKNPSAFRLCVDRLYQRFQNTELDVIATLDARGFLFGSALAYLLGVPLIPIRKQGKLPGETVSLEYELEYGTSCIEVHADSIQQDERIILIDDLIATGGTAQAAIELLNRIGGRIVECAVVVELVELGGRSKISPVTLHSLVTFTEDEI; translated from the coding sequence GTGGACATCAAATCGTGCATTCGGACCATCGTCGACTACCCTGAACCCGGGGTGCGGTTTCGCGACATCACGCCTTTGCTGAAAAACCCTTCGGCATTTCGATTGTGTGTCGATCGGCTGTACCAGAGATTCCAGAATACCGAACTTGATGTCATCGCCACGCTGGATGCCAGGGGGTTTTTATTTGGATCCGCCCTGGCCTATCTGCTGGGCGTACCACTGATCCCGATTCGCAAGCAGGGCAAGTTGCCGGGCGAGACGGTCAGCTTGGAATATGAACTGGAATACGGCACCAGCTGTATTGAGGTACACGCTGATTCGATCCAGCAGGACGAACGCATCATCCTGATTGACGATCTGATCGCGACCGGAGGAACCGCTCAGGCAGCGATTGAATTGCTGAACAGGATCGGTGGCCGCATTGTTGAGTGCGCGGTCGTCGTTGAGCTGGTTGAACTCGGAGGAAGATCAAAGATCTCGCCAGTGACTCTTCACAGTCTCGTTACATTCACCGAAGACGAGATCTGA
- the ntrC gene encoding nitrogen regulation protein NR(I), which translates to MRKSSAAPVWIVDDDESIRWVLTRALNNQAIESRSFASAKDALDQFDQEFPRVVITDIRMEGIDGLSFLDRVQAVAPELPVIVMTAYSDLDTTVESFKRGATEHLPKPFDIEVAVTLIRRVMDETSSDNAPTASQEPARTSMIGDSVVMQEVFRAIGRLSKSDLNVLITGESGTGKELVARALFESSSRKSQPFVAINAAAIPADLLESELFGHEKGAFTGANQRRVGRFEQANHGTLFLDEIGDMPHDLQSRLLRVMSEGKFYRVGGVNEISVDVRIIAATNQDIESRVDSQSFRTDLFHRLNVVRIALAPVRDRGNDIPRLLRHFMSQAAKQFKVEEKSFNQGAMACLCAYAWPGNVREIENFCRSITVMSPSRVIMSRDLPPQIEECRYGAGNTEMAPDDWEQSLQFAIGQMLESDELVQNGQIRDEIERVMLECTLQSTDGSRQKTADILGWGRNTITRKVKEL; encoded by the coding sequence ATGAGAAAGAGTTCCGCCGCGCCGGTCTGGATCGTCGATGACGACGAATCAATTCGTTGGGTGCTGACCCGAGCCCTCAATAACCAGGCAATCGAGAGCAGATCATTTGCCAGTGCCAAAGACGCGCTGGATCAGTTTGATCAGGAGTTTCCGCGGGTTGTCATCACTGACATCCGAATGGAAGGTATCGACGGTCTTTCGTTTCTCGATCGGGTGCAAGCGGTGGCGCCGGAATTGCCGGTCATAGTCATGACAGCTTATTCCGACCTGGATACAACTGTTGAGTCATTCAAGCGCGGAGCCACTGAGCATCTGCCGAAACCATTCGACATCGAAGTGGCGGTCACCCTGATCAGACGGGTCATGGACGAAACCTCGAGTGACAATGCGCCGACCGCCTCACAAGAGCCGGCACGCACATCGATGATCGGCGACTCCGTCGTCATGCAGGAAGTGTTCCGGGCGATAGGCAGACTCTCCAAGTCCGATCTGAATGTTCTGATTACCGGAGAGTCAGGGACCGGGAAAGAACTGGTTGCCCGCGCACTGTTTGAGAGCAGCAGCCGCAAAAGCCAGCCCTTTGTCGCAATCAACGCGGCTGCGATTCCAGCCGACCTGCTCGAGTCAGAGCTTTTCGGGCACGAGAAAGGCGCCTTCACCGGTGCCAATCAGCGTCGTGTCGGCCGATTCGAGCAGGCGAATCACGGTACACTGTTTCTCGACGAGATCGGCGACATGCCACACGACCTGCAAAGTCGTCTGCTCAGGGTGATGTCGGAGGGGAAGTTCTATCGCGTGGGCGGTGTCAATGAGATCAGCGTCGATGTGCGTATCATCGCGGCCACCAACCAAGATATCGAATCCCGGGTTGACAGCCAGTCATTTCGCACCGATCTGTTTCACAGACTGAATGTTGTCCGAATCGCACTGGCTCCGGTACGTGATCGCGGAAACGACATTCCACGGTTGCTCCGTCACTTCATGAGTCAGGCTGCAAAACAGTTCAAGGTCGAGGAGAAGTCATTCAATCAAGGAGCCATGGCGTGCCTGTGCGCGTATGCATGGCCGGGCAATGTTCGGGAAATCGAGAACTTCTGCCGTTCGATCACGGTCATGAGCCCTTCCAGAGTCATCATGTCCCGAGACTTGCCGCCGCAGATCGAAGAGTGCCGATACGGTGCGGGAAATACTGAAATGGCACCCGACGATTGGGAACAGTCGCTGCAGTTTGCGATCGGACAGATGCTGGAGTCGGATGAACTGGTACAGAACGGCCAGATAAGAGATGAGATCGAACGCGTCATGCTGGAGTGTACGCTGCAGAGTACTGATGGTTCAAGGCAGAAAACTGCCGACATTCTGGGATGGGGACGAAACACCATCACCCGCAAGGTCAAGGAATTGTGA